From Paenarthrobacter sp. A20:
CCGCCATCGGGGATCCTGCCGAGCTTCTTCACGTCGACGTGGATCATTTCCCCGGGCCAGGCGTATTCATAATGGCGTGCGCGTTCTCGGCGGATCCTGATTCCGGTGGCACGGTCCGTGAAGCGCAGCGGTGGGCAGTGATAGCGGTGCAGGATCCGATGGACCGTGGAGATGTTCAAGTGCAGGTGGTAGGCGATCCTGGCCGGTCCCCAGCGCTTGGATGTCCGAAGGCCCACGACGCGATGTTCTGTCCGCACTGAACTGCGGTGCGGGCAGCTCAGCGGTCGGCTGGGACGGTCCTGCATGCCGGCTTCGCCGAGCTCGACATTGCGCTTGGCCCAGCGGGCAGCCGTTGGTACCGAAACGTTGAAGCGTTCAGCGGCCCGCCGCAAAGGTCAGTGGCCATCGACCACGCAGTGGGCGAGTTTTAGGCGGCCGGCAGGGGTAAGGATCGCGTTAGAGTGGGACACGACGACCTCCTGGTTTGTGTGTTTGCTCTCGACAAGCACCACACAACACCCGGAGGTCCTCTTATTGCGTCACATCAATCCGTGTCACCAACCTGCCGGGACACTACAGTTAGGCCTCCAGCACGTACGTCTTCAGGTCATCCAGCGTCTGCTGCATATGGGCGTCCATGGCGAGACGCGAGTCGTTGGGATTGCGTGACTCCAATGCGGCAGCAATTTTCCGATGATGGCCGATCGCGTGTTCCTGGATTTCCGGGAACGCAGAGGTCTCGGTGCGCCTGGCCTCGAGGACCCGGTGCAGCGGCTCAAACAGGACGGCCACGAACACGTTGCCCGAAGCGTGGAGGATGACGTCGTGGAAGGCGAGGTCTGCCTCCACAAAAGCTGCGAGGTCGTTGGCCTCATGGGCTGCCTGCATTTTTTCAACGTGTTCCTTAAGCGCAACCAGCTCGTCGTCTGAGATGCGCTCCGCCGCGAGTTCGCACGCACCGGTTTCGAGCATCCGACGGAGCTCAATGAGCTGGATCGCCGCAGCAGCGTCCTTGGTTCCCTCAGACGCAGCACGCAGCACAGCTTCCAGCGATGCCCACTGGTTCAGGGGATTCACAAAGGTTCCGCGGCCCCGCTCGACGCTCAGGATCCGCTGCGCCTCAAGGGTTTTCATGGCCTCACGCACGGTCATGCGGCTTACCTCGTGCTTGGCGCTGAGCTCCAACTCTCCAGGGACCACCGTTCCAGGCGGAAACTCGCCAGCGATGATCCGGTCCAGCAGCTCATCAGCCACGACGCCGACCAGCGACTTGCGTGCCATGTATCCCCATTCCTGTACTCCGGACCGCCCGACGCCCCGTGGATCTTCCCCTGGGGCGGGATGGTTGTCAGACATCTTACGCTGGCGGTGGCCAGCTCGTTCTCCAAAATTCGTGCAGTGTGTCGGCGCATTCTTGCGGCTGCTCCCAGTGGACGCTGTGACCCGCTCCGGGAATGGCCT
This genomic window contains:
- a CDS encoding FadR/GntR family transcriptional regulator is translated as MARKSLVGVVADELLDRIIAGEFPPGTVVPGELELSAKHEVSRMTVREAMKTLEAQRILSVERGRGTFVNPLNQWASLEAVLRAASEGTKDAAAAIQLIELRRMLETGACELAAERISDDELVALKEHVEKMQAAHEANDLAAFVEADLAFHDVILHASGNVFVAVLFEPLHRVLEARRTETSAFPEIQEHAIGHHRKIAAALESRNPNDSRLAMDAHMQQTLDDLKTYVLEA